In Halobacteriovorax marinus SJ, the following proteins share a genomic window:
- a CDS encoding tandem-95 repeat protein: MLKSKIIISFASLAIIIASSVVIKNELTSKSNREEKEVVRKFKKNYKLIKRSTASVKDTTTNKFKKTISSSSRSEKESATPTPLLKSKKKSSKKKPSLNKALATANKIESIIENDSGAIYMPDDSFSLVEGSEKKRKKATKVFGISNTSDSSTNKEAAPTTSVKKAAATSGSKSTPTIIKGRIPALLGSITHHQRNNLINTAYAAACVNPKIELFDVNTMTVIADNPINQEDLKADTEFSFDPFALNLEVEVPTRYILRTSGCPTNYQRIVTSFKDEQNLGPATTLISTILRTSIEIDIEKIDSNLLHAATIELELNTAPDYTEEQVYTKLKDSLALKAKFQESFEGNGPEHLLNAAPEVLSIDVQESIKEKSNYTFTINTKHWSSDYTTAYEWHLNGALVANTASWTFTPSANSIDEYNIVLKVGKKNDGDLNINTSNPYHQLEYTIPVEDLFSVTAPSFALNTANTNPTNTLNIALDINTGVETSPSIYANCETFENLAITEDNNYPADGDFNISCTSENTQVLNYTIQKTTDGDVDLNIWARDINGKISSASILTLEVDRTSPTMAFNSLATNYRADRTINIKWDVTEKNNDGTQNFIVDFFDGSSWSNIGSVNSVSGAINNQTFDMDYALPNILVNNARFRVTFEDSLSNQTILESGDISVNKPVLAISPSSHNYSDTLNLSNGTSHTFTVTNSGQASADQCTNATLSGANATEFELISDNCGVNDLAVSSNCTIEVRPKPNTKGAKSSTLSWSCGSDVVSTNLNFNSINNSPTAAANSSHSTNEDNLLNFNVTAGSDIDSDPITYSIVSAPSNGVLANCLQNDTDLNCDFTPSSNYYGSDSFTYRVNDGSSNSTLTTVTLTINSVNDAPVIGSNESFNTNEDTAVNFTFNAATDVDIPAQTLSYKVITPPTNGALSGCIDTTNWIADRDCVYTPNANFNGSDSFTYRAYDSETNSVSDATVTINIAAINDAPVLASGQVESVNEDTTLNFTLNAATDIDLDTLSYSVVSTTTNGVLSCGGAEGRTCTYNPGANFNGSDSFTYKANDSTADSNTVSVNITINPINDAPTLTATQTVSTQEDNVLNFSLNAGSDVDGDTLNYIIISNPVAGTLNCVEGTSRACTYTPDNNDNGTETFTYKVNDGSADSPTATVTINISAENDPPVVANAQSFTTNEDTALNFTINDATDIDIPSQTISYKLITPPTNGTLSNCITATYSTDLTCTYTPNSNFNGSDSFTYRANDGVTDSSSDQTISFTINAVNDAPTLAATSSVSTNEDTALNFNLTAGSDVESSPLSYIIVSNPSDGTLSCTGGTSTACTYTPAPNQNGTRTFTYKVNDGELDSTTSTVTITINAVNDAPVMLADQSFTTNEDTLYSVTLNGATDQETAIGSLTYKITTQPTNGVLTNCIDNVSWNGDIICDYTPNSNFNGSDSFSYKAYDGALESATTSTVSITINAVNDAPTLAATQSETTNEDTTLNFNLDIGSDIDGDTLSYIIVSSTSNGTLTCSGGTARDCSYTPNADYNGSDSFTYKVNDGALDSTVNTVTITINAVNDAPTLAATQAETTNEDTVLNFNLNAGSDLEGDTLNYIIVSSTTDGILNCTEGTSRSCTYTPNLNFNGSDSFTYKVNDGQYDSTISTVTITVAPVNDAPVKANDQSIATNEDTAHGFTLNAGTDVDGDALTYIIVANPSNGLLSCTDRSCTYTPNANYNGADSFTYKVNDSALDSVANTTVSITVNSVNDRPVMASDQVFSTDDNVTLSLTLSNATDIDGDSLGYKIITSPSNGTLSNCIATGAYSSDLTCDYNANANFNGTDSFTFIANDGTIDAASTQTVTINVSDKTPPAAPALNLASALYTNSTANTFTATSCTDTPDFLFNEGTRPASGDANWQSCNTSAASMAYTLANTNQGVHTIKAWSKDVYGNVSLTSNDIDVTYDTVLPSIATTDPVALKGGASNTLNWTTTELNSSTSLNYTISFYNGSTWSTLGTVASSNGPLSSAPFNYSWTTPSLDITNAKFKVDFTDLAGNSRSVSSVDFEVDSTAPSVAITSPANGSYHTSSATIDGTCEDGINVNFSGDLQTSFDIACSSGTFSQLVNFSNGDGNKVINVSQTDTAGNITQVTRTLIRDEVAPTLTKTGGTSPDFTKNNTPNQWSGTCEGTYTISVTGDETTSFPCSSGSWSWTPSPKTVDGSYSYSLVQTDGAGNTSTSLSLSWDRDATPPPFTATSPYTANAGDTITETTNHDSLTFSGTCEGTNSIVISGDASGTIGCSSTNWNWTTPTYSSDGLRNFTLTQSDPAGNTSVINIAWTRDTTGPALSIASNTFKTNGDSVTFEGACEAGLTINITGAETTTTSCASGTWSWVTTSETTDAERVYNFGQTNAVNNTTTVVGTWHRETDAPTISALSSTAPNPTKNPNIPMSMTATSQNANVGISHICIKSNDTTAPLVDDNCWIAVNDPSIGLAVSQNLNLSGNYYHLLGWNTNVSIPVYAWVKDEATNISTLSNSGIGTDTQDKITRVYDPGVPPAVADVIAANAPNTPNPPTRAQSAVPAGSDVYIRYKITDNSALPSGAVQIYYTPNEIDFTLISGAESLDAGTNYGCTGYTLEADEGCFKWTGGSPLNDSYKVRVKVTDDTALSAQSISNPLNSDTIKIIAGNTESGLGGSAISAMFFTRKNGAESDPGTLVVTENGTIYFADYKRGILVVDPEDGKQKIFIKQTGTSTGDGGAATNATLRFATKIALDFQNRLLILDTNRIRRVDLNQATPTIETIIGGGSDTGDTVTNPLDLSIYTHSSNSWSSRNMPFFAAPNGDIYFMSDYGIKNWNAASYRLRIYKAATGQVTSKYVTGTGDGLNASQNILECRISHFGLAYNPTTSALTGVDIQTYHEDSYGTCNDYNDRYTRAFLDPETFVARNDLYSDSYRYYRYFKVTGMDGNSYQIIDRNYVMRNNWDGTYTKVLGSGTRGNCADGTNATSCNMDIQDIFVTATGKIYFTDAGQIRTVDSNGKVVTLFGQHPAYGDNVNALNARFSYIDTVARLDNGKIITADPRSYYFKEFTIEGNINILAGNGNYGHQNFTTDPKLQPFYNGSYWVVDKATGDIMVRRGYNGDIVRLNRSNNLWERIIGSGSTNFWDGDDVAGLSIHGSTSGNQSHALPIGYGDGKVLTMRMRYYSPDLHWQDFALKAYDSTNNFTQSHVAGTNGTETYTGGYSGICSSGSPAATCKMPYYDSWGSNAWWDAANGRWILAGRYRIERHIWSITPGGNAVKLAQTARNIDDSALWINESGTDMLYYCYGGKIYKHNITTNTDLNVMSWPISNLSCRGLKMDYNPTNNSIIFPFEQNGLYGIAEYFLP, translated from the coding sequence GTGTTAAAAAGTAAGATTATTATTTCCTTTGCTTCACTCGCTATAATTATAGCTAGCTCTGTCGTTATTAAGAATGAGTTAACATCAAAAAGTAATAGAGAAGAAAAAGAAGTCGTTAGAAAATTTAAGAAGAATTACAAACTCATTAAGAGATCAACAGCTTCTGTAAAAGACACAACTACAAATAAATTTAAAAAGACTATCAGCTCTTCAAGCCGTTCAGAGAAAGAAAGTGCAACTCCTACTCCATTATTAAAATCAAAGAAGAAATCTAGTAAAAAGAAACCATCTCTAAACAAGGCCCTTGCAACAGCTAATAAAATTGAAAGTATTATTGAAAACGACTCAGGTGCTATTTACATGCCTGATGACTCATTTAGTTTAGTTGAGGGAAGTGAGAAAAAGAGAAAGAAAGCAACTAAGGTATTTGGAATAAGTAATACAAGTGATTCTTCAACAAATAAAGAAGCTGCACCAACTACATCAGTTAAGAAAGCAGCGGCCACAAGTGGAAGTAAATCAACTCCAACAATTATCAAGGGTAGAATTCCAGCACTACTTGGCTCTATTACTCATCATCAAAGGAATAACCTCATTAATACTGCTTATGCAGCAGCCTGTGTGAATCCAAAGATTGAATTATTTGATGTTAATACAATGACAGTAATAGCGGATAACCCAATTAACCAAGAAGATCTAAAAGCAGATACAGAATTTAGCTTTGATCCCTTTGCATTAAATCTCGAAGTTGAAGTTCCGACGAGATATATTCTTAGAACTTCAGGTTGTCCTACAAATTACCAACGTATTGTAACAAGCTTTAAAGATGAGCAAAACCTTGGACCAGCAACAACACTTATCTCGACCATTCTTAGAACAAGTATTGAAATTGATATTGAAAAAATTGATTCTAATCTACTGCATGCAGCGACAATAGAATTAGAGCTTAATACAGCACCCGACTATACTGAGGAGCAAGTATATACAAAGCTTAAAGATAGCTTGGCCCTAAAAGCAAAATTTCAAGAATCATTTGAAGGCAATGGTCCTGAACATTTATTAAATGCTGCCCCTGAAGTTCTCTCTATTGACGTACAAGAGAGCATAAAAGAAAAATCAAATTATACTTTTACTATAAATACGAAACACTGGAGCAGTGACTACACAACGGCTTATGAGTGGCACCTAAACGGAGCACTAGTGGCCAATACTGCTTCATGGACATTTACTCCAAGTGCAAATTCAATTGATGAGTATAATATTGTTTTGAAAGTTGGTAAGAAGAACGATGGTGACTTAAATATCAATACTTCAAATCCTTATCACCAACTCGAATATACAATCCCAGTAGAAGACTTATTTAGTGTTACAGCACCTAGCTTTGCACTTAATACTGCAAATACAAATCCTACTAATACATTAAATATCGCACTAGATATAAATACGGGAGTTGAAACTTCTCCGTCAATCTATGCAAATTGTGAGACTTTTGAAAACTTGGCCATCACAGAAGACAATAACTATCCTGCTGATGGTGATTTTAACATCTCTTGTACATCTGAAAATACTCAGGTTCTAAACTACACTATTCAAAAAACTACAGATGGTGATGTCGACTTAAATATCTGGGCAAGAGATATCAATGGAAAAATTAGTTCTGCTAGTATCCTTACTTTAGAAGTTGATAGAACCTCTCCTACAATGGCGTTTAATTCATTAGCAACAAATTACAGGGCTGACAGAACAATCAATATAAAATGGGATGTTACAGAAAAGAATAATGACGGCACTCAAAATTTCATAGTAGACTTCTTTGATGGTTCGAGTTGGTCAAATATTGGCAGTGTTAACTCTGTTAGTGGTGCGATAAATAATCAAACTTTTGATATGGATTACGCGCTCCCAAATATTCTTGTAAATAATGCAAGATTTAGAGTTACTTTTGAAGATTCTCTTTCAAATCAAACTATTCTTGAGAGTGGAGATATTAGTGTTAATAAGCCAGTATTAGCAATATCTCCTTCAAGTCACAACTATAGTGATACATTGAATTTATCTAACGGTACGTCTCATACATTTACAGTTACAAATAGTGGTCAGGCCAGTGCTGATCAGTGTACTAATGCAACATTGAGCGGTGCTAATGCAACTGAATTCGAATTAATAAGTGATAATTGTGGTGTAAATGATCTCGCGGTTTCTAGTAATTGTACGATTGAAGTAAGACCTAAACCAAATACAAAAGGTGCTAAATCTTCAACTCTAAGTTGGAGTTGTGGCAGTGATGTTGTCTCGACAAATCTAAACTTTAATTCTATTAATAACTCTCCTACTGCTGCGGCCAATAGTTCTCATTCAACTAATGAAGATAACTTGCTTAACTTTAATGTTACGGCCGGTTCTGATATTGATAGTGACCCAATTACCTACTCAATAGTATCGGCCCCTAGCAACGGTGTTCTCGCTAATTGTTTACAAAATGATACAGATTTAAATTGTGATTTCACACCTAGTTCGAATTACTATGGAAGTGACTCATTCACATATAGAGTAAATGATGGAAGTTCAAACTCTACACTAACAACTGTTACATTAACTATAAATTCTGTAAATGATGCTCCAGTTATAGGAAGTAATGAATCATTCAATACTAATGAAGATACTGCCGTAAACTTCACATTTAATGCGGCTACAGACGTTGATATTCCGGCCCAAACTCTTAGCTATAAGGTCATTACACCACCAACAAATGGTGCACTAAGTGGATGTATAGACACAACAAATTGGATTGCAGATAGAGATTGTGTCTATACGCCAAATGCTAATTTCAATGGTAGTGACTCATTTACTTATAGAGCATATGATAGTGAAACAAATTCAGTATCAGATGCTACAGTTACAATAAATATTGCTGCAATTAACGATGCTCCTGTACTAGCGTCTGGTCAAGTTGAATCAGTGAATGAGGATACAACTCTAAACTTCACTCTTAACGCTGCGACAGATATTGATCTAGATACTTTAAGCTATAGTGTAGTCTCTACAACGACAAATGGTGTCTTAAGTTGTGGAGGAGCAGAAGGAAGAACTTGTACTTATAACCCTGGAGCGAACTTCAATGGAAGTGATTCATTCACTTATAAGGCAAATGATTCAACTGCTGACTCTAATACAGTGAGTGTCAATATCACTATTAATCCGATTAACGATGCGCCTACACTTACTGCGACTCAAACGGTCTCGACACAAGAAGATAATGTATTAAATTTCAGCTTAAACGCAGGTAGTGATGTTGATGGTGATACATTGAATTATATCATTATCTCCAACCCAGTGGCGGGAACACTAAATTGTGTTGAAGGAACATCTAGAGCTTGTACTTATACTCCAGATAACAATGATAATGGTACAGAGACTTTCACTTACAAAGTAAATGATGGTAGTGCTGACTCTCCTACTGCGACAGTGACAATAAATATCAGTGCAGAAAACGATCCACCAGTCGTTGCCAATGCACAGAGTTTTACAACTAATGAAGATACGGCCCTTAATTTCACAATAAATGATGCGACCGATATTGATATTCCATCACAAACTATTAGCTATAAGCTAATCACTCCTCCAACAAATGGAACACTAAGCAATTGTATTACAGCAACATACTCTACTGATCTAACATGTACTTATACACCTAACTCAAACTTCAATGGATCAGACTCCTTTACATATAGGGCCAATGATGGAGTAACTGACTCCTCAAGCGATCAAACAATTAGCTTTACTATAAATGCTGTCAACGATGCTCCAACACTTGCAGCGACTTCAAGTGTTTCAACAAATGAAGATACAGCGCTTAACTTCAATTTAACAGCTGGATCTGATGTAGAGTCTTCACCTCTTTCTTATATTATTGTCTCAAACCCATCTGATGGAACACTTAGTTGTACAGGGGGAACGAGTACTGCCTGTACGTATACACCGGCACCAAATCAAAATGGTACAAGAACTTTTACTTACAAAGTGAATGATGGAGAACTTGACTCAACGACTTCAACGGTAACTATTACAATAAACGCTGTAAATGATGCACCAGTAATGCTAGCGGACCAGAGTTTCACAACGAATGAAGATACACTCTACTCTGTAACTCTTAACGGAGCAACCGATCAAGAAACTGCGATAGGCTCACTTACTTATAAAATTACAACACAACCAACTAATGGTGTTCTTACAAATTGTATTGATAATGTAAGCTGGAATGGTGATATTATATGTGATTACACACCTAATTCTAACTTTAATGGATCTGATTCATTTTCTTATAAGGCCTATGATGGTGCTCTTGAATCGGCGACGACATCAACTGTAAGTATCACAATTAATGCTGTTAACGATGCTCCTACTCTTGCTGCGACACAGAGTGAAACAACAAATGAAGATACGACCCTTAACTTTAATTTAGACATAGGTAGTGACATAGATGGCGATACACTAAGCTATATTATAGTTTCATCTACGTCTAATGGTACCCTAACATGCTCTGGAGGTACTGCTAGAGATTGCTCTTACACTCCTAATGCAGATTATAATGGAAGTGACTCGTTTACATATAAGGTAAATGACGGTGCCCTAGACTCGACGGTAAATACTGTAACTATTACGATCAATGCTGTTAATGATGCTCCTACTTTAGCTGCAACTCAAGCAGAGACAACGAATGAAGATACAGTTCTAAATTTTAATCTTAATGCAGGTAGTGACTTAGAAGGTGACACATTAAATTATATTATCGTTTCCAGTACTACTGATGGAATATTAAACTGTACAGAAGGTACATCTCGCTCATGTACATACACTCCTAATTTAAACTTCAATGGAAGTGATTCATTCACATATAAAGTAAATGATGGTCAATATGACTCAACTATAAGCACAGTGACAATCACGGTGGCACCAGTAAACGACGCTCCAGTTAAAGCGAATGATCAGTCTATTGCAACAAATGAAGATACTGCTCATGGATTTACGCTTAATGCAGGTACAGATGTAGACGGTGACGCTCTAACATATATTATTGTCGCAAATCCTAGTAATGGACTCTTAAGCTGTACAGATAGATCATGTACTTATACACCAAATGCGAATTACAATGGTGCAGATTCATTCACTTATAAAGTTAATGACTCGGCCCTTGATAGTGTGGCAAATACAACGGTATCTATAACAGTAAATTCTGTAAACGACAGACCAGTCATGGCAAGTGATCAAGTCTTTAGTACAGATGACAATGTGACTTTATCGCTCACACTCTCAAATGCAACTGATATAGACGGAGACTCTTTAGGCTATAAAATCATCACTTCTCCATCAAATGGAACATTATCAAATTGTATAGCCACTGGTGCATACTCAAGTGATCTAACTTGTGATTACAATGCTAACGCCAACTTCAACGGTACAGATAGCTTCACATTCATAGCTAACGACGGCACTATCGATGCTGCATCAACACAAACAGTTACTATTAATGTCAGTGATAAGACACCACCTGCGGCACCTGCTCTTAATCTTGCTTCCGCACTCTATACAAATTCAACAGCAAATACATTCACAGCAACAAGTTGTACAGATACACCAGACTTTCTCTTTAATGAAGGTACTAGACCGGCCAGTGGAGATGCAAACTGGCAAAGTTGTAATACAAGCGCTGCGAGTATGGCCTACACACTAGCAAATACGAATCAAGGCGTTCATACAATTAAAGCTTGGTCAAAAGATGTTTACGGGAATGTTTCTCTTACATCAAATGATATTGACGTAACATATGATACAGTCCTTCCATCTATTGCAACGACAGACCCAGTCGCTCTTAAAGGTGGCGCGAGCAATACACTGAATTGGACAACGACTGAGCTAAACTCTAGTACTTCACTTAACTACACTATTTCGTTCTACAACGGATCAACTTGGTCGACACTAGGAACAGTGGCCTCCTCAAATGGTCCACTCTCTAGCGCTCCATTTAATTACTCTTGGACCACTCCAAGCTTAGATATCACAAATGCTAAATTCAAAGTTGATTTCACAGATTTAGCTGGTAACTCAAGAAGTGTCTCTTCCGTTGATTTTGAAGTTGACTCTACTGCTCCAAGTGTTGCTATTACAAGCCCTGCAAACGGAAGTTACCACACATCATCAGCAACAATAGATGGTACATGTGAAGACGGTATTAATGTTAACTTCAGTGGTGATCTCCAAACAAGTTTTGATATAGCCTGTTCTTCAGGAACATTCTCACAGCTTGTTAACTTCTCTAACGGAGACGGCAATAAAGTTATTAATGTATCTCAAACAGATACTGCAGGTAATATTACTCAAGTAACAAGAACTCTTATTAGAGACGAAGTTGCACCTACTCTTACTAAGACAGGTGGTACTTCACCTGATTTTACTAAGAATAATACTCCTAATCAATGGAGTGGTACTTGTGAAGGAACTTATACAATTTCAGTCACTGGTGATGAGACAACGTCATTCCCTTGTTCATCAGGTTCGTGGAGTTGGACACCATCTCCTAAGACAGTAGATGGAAGCTATTCTTATTCTCTAGTACAAACTGACGGTGCAGGAAATACATCGACATCACTTTCTCTCTCTTGGGATAGAGATGCGACTCCACCTCCGTTTACAGCGACAAGTCCATATACTGCTAATGCAGGCGATACAATTACAGAGACAACAAACCACGACAGTCTAACATTTAGTGGTACATGTGAGGGGACGAACTCTATTGTTATCTCAGGTGATGCATCAGGTACAATTGGTTGTTCATCTACTAACTGGAATTGGACAACTCCTACATACTCAAGTGACGGTCTAAGAAACTTTACTCTTACACAAAGTGACCCAGCAGGAAATACTTCTGTAATTAATATCGCATGGACAAGAGATACGACTGGTCCAGCTCTCTCTATTGCCAGCAATACATTTAAAACAAATGGTGACAGTGTTACTTTTGAAGGCGCCTGTGAAGCAGGACTGACGATCAATATAACAGGAGCAGAGACAACAACAACTTCTTGTGCCTCTGGAACGTGGAGTTGGGTCACAACAAGTGAGACTACTGACGCTGAGAGAGTTTATAATTTTGGGCAAACAAATGCTGTTAATAATACAACGACAGTAGTTGGGACGTGGCATAGAGAAACAGATGCTCCAACAATAAGTGCTCTCTCATCAACGGCTCCTAATCCGACAAAGAACCCGAATATACCGATGAGTATGACGGCAACGAGTCAGAACGCCAATGTTGGTATTTCTCATATTTGTATTAAGAGTAATGATACGACAGCTCCTCTTGTTGATGATAATTGTTGGATAGCAGTTAACGACCCATCTATTGGTCTAGCTGTTTCTCAGAATTTAAATTTAAGTGGTAATTACTATCACCTCTTAGGATGGAATACTAATGTATCGATTCCTGTCTATGCTTGGGTTAAAGATGAGGCGACTAATATTTCAACTCTTTCTAATTCTGGAATTGGTACTGATACTCAAGATAAGATAACAAGAGTCTACGATCCGGGTGTGCCGCCAGCAGTAGCAGATGTTATTGCTGCCAATGCACCAAATACACCAAATCCACCAACGAGAGCACAGTCAGCAGTTCCAGCAGGCTCTGACGTCTATATCCGTTATAAAATAACAGATAACTCTGCACTTCCATCAGGTGCTGTACAGATCTACTATACACCGAATGAGATCGACTTTACTCTCATCTCAGGTGCTGAGTCTTTAGATGCGGGAACTAATTATGGATGTACAGGCTATACTCTTGAGGCGGACGAAGGTTGCTTTAAGTGGACTGGTGGATCGCCTCTTAATGACTCATATAAAGTAAGAGTTAAGGTTACTGATGATACCGCTCTAAGTGCACAGTCAATTTCTAACCCACTAAACTCTGACACTATTAAAATTATTGCAGGTAATACTGAATCAGGTCTTGGTGGTTCTGCAATTTCAGCAATGTTCTTTACTAGAAAAAATGGAGCTGAATCTGATCCAGGCACACTTGTTGTAACAGAGAATGGAACAATTTACTTTGCTGACTATAAGAGAGGTATTCTTGTTGTAGATCCTGAAGATGGTAAGCAAAAAATCTTTATCAAACAAACGGGTACAAGTACTGGAGACGGTGGTGCTGCTACCAATGCAACACTTCGTTTTGCGACGAAGATCGCTCTAGACTTTCAAAATAGACTACTTATTTTAGATACAAATAGAATTAGAAGAGTTGACCTCAACCAAGCGACTCCTACTATTGAAACTATCATTGGTGGAGGATCTGATACTGGGGATACAGTTACAAATCCACTAGATTTAAGTATCTATACCCATTCTTCAAATTCATGGTCTTCTAGAAATATGCCATTCTTTGCTGCTCCTAATGGAGATATCTACTTTATGTCTGACTATGGAATTAAAAATTGGAATGCAGCAAGCTATAGACTTAGAATTTATAAAGCGGCCACAGGACAAGTTACTTCTAAATACGTGACAGGAACTGGGGATGGCCTAAATGCGTCACAAAATATTCTTGAGTGTAGAATTTCTCACTTTGGTCTCGCCTACAACCCTACGACATCTGCCCTTACAGGTGTAGATATTCAAACTTATCACGAAGATAGTTATGGAACTTGTAACGACTATAATGACCGCTACACTAGAGCATTCTTAGACCCAGAAACATTTGTAGCGAGAAATGACCTCTACAGTGATAGCTATAGATATTATCGCTACTTTAAAGTGACAGGTATGGATGGAAACTCATACCAGATTATTGATAGAAATTATGTTATGAGAAATAATTGGGATGGAACTTATACTAAAGTTCTAGGTTCAGGTACAAGAGGAAATTGTGCCGATGGAACGAATGCTACTTCTTGTAATATGGACATCCAAGATATCTTTGTTACTGCGACAGGTAAGATATATTTTACTGATGCAGGTCAGATTAGAACCGTTGACTCTAATGGAAAAGTGGTCACTCTCTTTGGGCAACACCCTGCCTATGGGGATAATGTAAATGCTCTTAACGCGAGATTCTCATATATTGATACTGTCGCTAGACTTGATAACGGAAAAATTATTACAGCAGATCCAAGATCGTATTACTTTAAAGAGTTCACTATAGAAGGAAATATCAATATTTTAGCAGGTAATGGGAACTACGGTCATCAGAACTTCACGACTGATCCCAAACTACAACCGTTCTATAACGGGTCATACTGGGTAGTTGATAAGGCCACAGGTGATATTATGGTTAGAAGAGGTTATAACGGTGATATTGTTCGATTAAATAGATCAAATAATCTCTGGGAGAGAATTATTGGTAGTGGATCTACTAACTTCTGGGACGGAGATGACGTAGCAGGTCTAAGTATTCACGGATCAACATCAGGAAATCAATCTCACGCTCTTCCAATTGGATACGGAGATGGAAAAGTCTTAACAATGAGAATGAGATATTACTCTCCAGATCTGCACTGGCAAGACTTTGCCCTTAAGGCCTATGATTCCACAAATAACTTTACTCAGTCTCACGTAGCGGGAACAAATGGAACAGAGACCTATACAGGTGGATACTCTGGAATTTGTAGTTCAGGAAGTCCTGCGGCTACTTGTAAGATGCCTTACTACGACTCTTGGGGATCAAATGCTTGGTGGGACGCTGCCAATGGAAGATGGATTCTAGCTGGTCGCTATAGAATTGAGCGCCATATCTGGTCTATTACACCTGGTGGAAATGCTGTTAAGCTTGCTCAAACAGCAAGAAATATTGATGATTCTGCACTGTGGATTAATGAGTCTGGTACAGATATGCTCTACTACTGTTATGGAGGAAAGATCTATAAGCATAATATAACAACGAATACAGACTTAAATGTAATGAGTTGGCCAATTTCAAACCTCAGTTGTAGAGGACTGAAAATGGATTATAACCCTACTAATAACTCTATCATCTTCCCATTTGAGCAGAACGGGCTCTATGGAATCGCTGAGTACTTCTTACCTTAA